The Lutra lutra chromosome 10, mLutLut1.2, whole genome shotgun sequence genome contains a region encoding:
- the LOC125078916 gene encoding glycine N-phenylacetyltransferase-like, with protein sequence MFHLQGPQVLQMLEKSLRKSLPESLKVYGTVFHMNQRNPFKLKALVDKWPDFTTVVIRPQEEEMTDDFDHHTNTYQIYSKNPPNCQEFLGASGVINWKQHLQIQSSQSSLNEVIQNLAAVKLVKVEQQQGIMYMLPERASKLVPSLLEAKNLPLKSGRCKVINQEMFQLSSLDVTHAPLVNKFWHFGGNERGQRFIECCIRNFPTFCLLGPEGTPVSWSLMDQTGEIRMGATVPEYRGKGLISYLMDVHNHALDKLDYPSYYHTVVTNKIIQKISHSLNHITLPCNWNQWHCVPL encoded by the exons ATGTTCCACTTACAAGGCCCACAAGTGCTGCAGATGCTAGAGAAATCATTGAGGAAGAGCCTCCCAGAGTCCTTAAAG GTTTATGGGACTGTCTTCCACATGAACCAAAGAAACCCATTCAAGCTAAAGGCCCTGGTGGACAAGTGGCCTGACTTTACAACAGTGGTTATCCGACCTCAGGAGGAG gaaatgacagatgattTTGATCACCACACCAACACCTACCAAATCTATTCTAAGAATCCCCCAAACTGTCAAGAATTCCTTGGCGCATCGGGTGTCATCAACTGGAAACAACATTTGCAGATCCAAA GTTCACAGTCCAGCCTGAACGAAGTGATACAAAATCTTGCAGCTGTTAAACTGGTCAAGGTCGAGCAACAACAAGGCATTATGTATATGTTGCCCGAGAGAGCAAGTAAACTGGTCCCTTCCTTGCTGGAGGCAAAGAACTTACCTCTTAAATCTGGCAGATGCAAAGTCAT CAACCAAGAGATGTTTCAACTCTCCTCCCTGGATGTTACCCACGCTCCGTTGGTGAATAAATTCTGGCATTTTGGGGGCAATGAGAGGGGCCAGAGGTTCATTGAGTGCTGCATCCGGAACTTCCCCACCTTCTGCCTGCTGGGGCCCGAGGGGACCCCTGTGTCCTGGAGCCTGATGGACCAGACAGGCGAGATACGGATGGGGGCTACTGTGCCTGAGTACCGGGGCAAGGGTCTTATCTCCTATCTCATGGATGTTCACAACCATGCTCTGGACAAACTTGACTACCCTAGCTATTACCATACAGTCGTGACCAACAAAATCATACAGAAAATTAGTCACAGTCTGAATCATATCACCCTGCCCTGTAACTGGAACCAGTGGCACTGTGTGCCACTGTGA